The Dehalococcoidales bacterium region CTTCCAGCAGGATGTTCTTGCCTTCGACGACGGCCCCTTCAAGAAGTACAGTCGTGTTACATATAAAGTCTTTGGCCTTACCTCCGTATTCCTTGAGCCATGACAGGGTGGCTGCCAGAGTATGAGGTTCGCCGCCGTATACTGAAGTCAGCACGGCGTTCTTCCACTCCAACAGGTCGGAGACCCTGTCCGCCATGTATTCCGGATAGAGCAACTCACCTACCTGTATCCCCTTCTTGAGGTACTTGTCCCCGTAGGCCGGTGCAATACCGCGTACGGTGGAGCCGTACTTCTTACCGGCCAGTCTCTCTTCTTCCAGCCGGTCCTGGTCGCGGTGGAACGGGAAACAGATGATGGCACGGTCGCTCACCTTCAGATTCCCGGTGTTTATGGTTATCCCACAGGCACGAATGTACTCAATCTCCTTGGCAAGGTGCTCCAGGTCTATCACCATCCCCGGCCCGAGCACGTTCACCACCCCCGGCCGGAATATACCCGAAGGAAGCAGGTTCAGGGCAAACTTGCCGTAGTCGTTGATAATCGTGTGTCCGGCGTTGTTGCCTCCCTGGAAGCGCACGACCACATCGTGTTCCGCGGACAGCAGGTCGACCATCCTTCCCTTACCTTCATCCCCCCAGTTCACCCCCACAATCGCCGTTATCTTCATCGGTCTCCCTCCTCACGGACCTCTCGCTGCGGGACAGCCACCGCGTCAGCCCTGATTTCTTACCGTGGTACCGCCCTGCCCCGCACACTATAGATGCTCGCCCCCGGGACGTCAAGAGGCGTGTGTCTCCCTCTAGCAAGCCTATGAAAAACCCTTTCGACCACTCCCCGTGCGGCCCAGATGTGGCGCCCCTCAGACGGGGCGGTGCCTTCCCCTTCCTGTCCAGGAAGGAGCCTTCTGCGGAAGGGGGGAAAGATTATATCTGGGGGACACCCCCGGGCCCCTGCCAGAGGGGGTTTCGGCCCCTCTCAGAAGAGGAGTTTCAGCCCCTCTGAGGGGCGCCCCCTCTTATTTAATTCTTCTCCTTGTGGAAGTGTACAATTAGTGGTCGAGCTGGTGATTGAGTATTTGAGATAGAATGGATTAGCGGGGATTACAGATGGTACACAGCAACGGCTGGGTCCGACTCTGTGGTCGCCTCTTCTGAGAGGCGCCCCCTCCTTGATACCCCCCTTGCCAAATCGCTGCATTCTACCTCGTCGACACCATTCACGTGGATGCCGCAATCTCATATTCCATTTGCAGAGTCTCGATAAGCTCTCTAACGGAGATGATTTTGTCTACCCTGTGGGCATTAGCCCCGGCAAAGGCAAATCCTCTTTCAATGTCCCCCTTCTTGGCATTGGTCAGGGCGACACCGATGCAGTACGGCGCACTCCTTGCATCACAGGTCTTCAGACACTTCCAGGGGCACTTGAATGGTATCCTCGCCCCCGATGATATCTGCTCGAGGAACCCATTCCGTATGGCTCTCCCCGGTAGTCCAACCGGGCTGTCGATTATGACAAGGTCCTCTTTCTTGCACCTCACATATGCTTCCTTGAATTCTGGGGAAGCATCGCATTCGTGAGTTGCCACGAACCTGGTTGCCATCTGCACCGCCTGAGCCCCTGATTGAAGGAACCTGTGAATATCGGCACCTGTATACACCCCTCCGGCAGCGATTACCGGAATGCTCTTACCAAAGTATTGCCCATAGTGCTTTGTCACCGCGATTACTTCCGGCAGTATCTTCTCCAGGGCATAGTCAGGATTAGTGATCTGCTCTTTCTTGAATCCAAGGTGTCCACCGGCTAATGGGCCCTCAACCACCACCGCATCAGGTACATGATTGTAGTGCCTCTCCCAGTATTGAAATATGACTCTGGCCGCCCTGGCAGAGGATACTATTGGAACAATCCTGGCTGTGACCTTTCTGGACCCATCCGAAGACAATACCGTAGGAATCCTCAGCGGAAGTCCGGCGCCAAGAAAGACCAGGTCTGCGCCTTCATCCACCGCGGTCTGCAGAAGGTCATAAGAATCTGAACTGGCTACCAGTATGTTCACGCCAATAATGCCCGTCGTCAGTTCCCTTGCCCTTCTTATTTCTCTTTGCAAGGCTCTCTTATTGGCTTCCTTGAAATTCTTGTCGAAATCAGTCTCAAGCATGCCGATTCCCGTGGCGGCAATAACTCCGATGCCTCCCTCGTTGGCAACGGTTGAGGATAGACTCGATAAGGAAATACCAACCCCCAGTCCCCCTTGCACAATCGGGATACTTGCTTCCAGATCGCCTATCCGCAGTCTTGGTG contains the following coding sequences:
- a CDS encoding nitronate monooxygenase — translated: MSLNKAPRLRIGDLEASIPIVQGGLGVGISLSSLSSTVANEGGIGVIAATGIGMLETDFDKNFKEANKRALQREIRRARELTTGIIGVNILVASSDSYDLLQTAVDEGADLVFLGAGLPLRIPTVLSSDGSRKVTARIVPIVSSARAARVIFQYWERHYNHVPDAVVVEGPLAGGHLGFKKEQITNPDYALEKILPEVIAVTKHYGQYFGKSIPVIAAGGVYTGADIHRFLQSGAQAVQMATRFVATHECDASPEFKEAYVRCKKEDLVIIDSPVGLPGRAIRNGFLEQISSGARIPFKCPWKCLKTCDARSAPYCIGVALTNAKKGDIERGFAFAGANAHRVDKIISVRELIETLQMEYEIAAST
- a CDS encoding adenylosuccinate synthase, with protein sequence MKITAIVGVNWGDEGKGRMVDLLSAEHDVVVRFQGGNNAGHTIINDYGKFALNLLPSGIFRPGVVNVLGPGMVIDLEHLAKEIEYIRACGITINTGNLKVSDRAIICFPFHRDQDRLEEERLAGKKYGSTVRGIAPAYGDKYLKKGIQVGELLYPEYMADRVSDLLEWKNAVLTSVYGGEPHTLAATLSWLKEYGGKAKDFICNTTVLLEGAVVEGKNILLEGQLGALRDIHYGIYPMTTSSSPLTAFAPIGAGLFSRPIDNVIGVVKAFSTCVGEGPFVTELDDEVGLRLREKGGGEYGAATGRPRRTGHLDLVASEFGVQVQQVDEIALTKLDILSSEPVLKVCVGYEIRGNIETEFPLTPLLYEAKPVYEELPGWDEDITGIRTYDGLPANAQRYVEYIEEHLEKPVRYISVGPERSEIIVR